In Anaerolineae bacterium, a genomic segment contains:
- a CDS encoding tetratricopeptide repeat protein, which yields MGLNQIARDDWQGLLALAQESLAAEDTVTARRAATLAARAAPDTAEAQRLLGEVWKALGRVAEAVRAYRRAVEAEPGSAIALSGLVEVLHEAGRDEEALPYCRRAVELMPEDGRLWATLGDVLLALDRHDEALQAYQKAIDLGASTADLYTSLGYLHYYRQELEASRQAFRQAIELAPDAATPHNNLGYVEILLGHLDEAIACLDRALALRQDFVRALYNRGLCAWLQGQRERATAFYARGRSLDTRELELAAHREDLNEVRRHQEQWRGPLQQLALWLGRAAPVVPRHVGPR from the coding sequence ATGGGGTTGAATCAGATCGCGCGAGATGATTGGCAAGGCCTGTTGGCCCTTGCGCAGGAGAGCCTGGCGGCGGAGGACACGGTCACTGCCCGGCGTGCGGCCACGCTAGCCGCACGAGCCGCGCCGGACACGGCGGAGGCGCAGCGCTTGCTGGGAGAGGTCTGGAAGGCGCTGGGACGCGTGGCCGAGGCCGTACGTGCTTACCGGCGAGCTGTAGAAGCGGAGCCTGGATCGGCGATCGCGCTGAGCGGGCTGGTGGAAGTCCTCCACGAAGCAGGGCGAGATGAAGAGGCCTTGCCATATTGCCGGAGGGCGGTAGAGCTAATGCCTGAAGATGGCCGGCTCTGGGCCACCCTCGGTGATGTCCTATTGGCACTTGATCGGCATGATGAGGCGTTACAGGCCTATCAAAAGGCGATAGATCTGGGCGCGTCCACGGCTGATCTGTATACCTCGTTGGGCTATCTACACTACTATCGCCAGGAGCTGGAGGCCTCGCGGCAGGCCTTCCGACAGGCGATCGAGCTAGCGCCAGATGCTGCCACGCCTCACAACAACTTAGGCTACGTTGAAATCCTCCTCGGCCACCTAGATGAGGCCATCGCCTGCTTGGATCGGGCGCTGGCGCTGCGACAGGATTTCGTGCGGGCGTTGTACAATCGCGGGCTGTGCGCCTGGCTGCAGGGCCAACGCGAACGGGCTACTGCATTCTATGCCCGCGGCCGTTCATTAGACACAAGGGAACTGGAGTTGGCCGCTCATCGGGAAGACCTGAACGAAGTCCGCCGGCATCAAGAACAGTGGCGCGGCCCATTACAGCAGTTGGCCCTGTGGTTGGGTCGGGCCGCGCCGGTCGTCCCGCGTCACGTGGGACCCCGCTAA
- a CDS encoding dihydrodipicolinate synthase family protein has translation MAGIQAMRRALGGVFAPIVTPFRPDSGEVDLNWVERHLAFLRARGCDGVVPAGTTGEGPSLGFDERCRLVDCVVENAAGMAVIAGVGTPSLTDTAALIRYAFQAGVDGVLVLPPYYYRSVPAAGLIAYYRRLCDLALEPGQQIFLYHIPQVSGVPVTHELLDGLMETHAECVGGLKDSSRDPEALRAFVSRYPSLQVFCGSDSLADLAFSIGAAGTISVMANLIPDHIQALRRVAGTEAATPLQDHLSQARQTLAAYPIIAAIKYALHQLAGFPWTATRPPNVELSPEQQAALTQNLARLGLVEVL, from the coding sequence ATGGCGGGGATTCAAGCCATGCGACGAGCCTTAGGTGGCGTTTTTGCGCCTATAGTGACCCCCTTTCGCCCTGATAGCGGCGAAGTGGATCTCAATTGGGTGGAGCGGCATCTGGCCTTTTTAAGAGCACGCGGCTGTGACGGGGTGGTCCCGGCTGGGACGACAGGTGAGGGGCCATCGCTGGGCTTCGACGAGCGTTGTCGGTTGGTGGATTGTGTCGTCGAGAATGCCGCGGGGATGGCAGTGATCGCCGGTGTGGGCACGCCCAGCCTGACCGACACGGCTGCACTCATCCGGTATGCCTTTCAGGCGGGCGTGGATGGCGTGCTCGTCCTGCCGCCGTACTACTACCGCTCGGTTCCCGCAGCGGGCCTGATCGCCTACTATCGCCGGCTGTGTGATCTGGCGTTAGAGCCAGGCCAGCAGATCTTCCTGTATCACATCCCACAGGTCAGCGGGGTCCCTGTCACACATGAGCTGTTGGATGGGCTGATGGAGACCCATGCCGAATGCGTGGGAGGACTCAAGGATTCCAGCCGTGATCCTGAGGCCTTGCGCGCCTTTGTCAGCCGATACCCATCGCTGCAAGTCTTCTGCGGCAGTGATTCCCTGGCCGATCTCGCGTTCTCAATCGGCGCGGCCGGCACCATCAGCGTGATGGCAAATCTGATCCCGGACCATATCCAAGCGCTGCGCCGCGTAGCGGGCACGGAAGCGGCAACGCCGTTGCAGGATCATCTGAGCCAGGCGCGTCAGACGTTGGCGGCATACCCTATCATCGCCGCGATCAAATATGCCTTGCACCAGCTCGCCGGCTTTCCATGGACAGCTACTCGACCGCCCAACGTCGAGTTAAGTCCAGAGCAGCAGGCCGCGTTGACTCAAAATTTGGCCAGGCTAGGGCTTGTTGAAGTGTTGTGA
- a CDS encoding phosphoribosyltransferase family protein, which translates to METGHIGRVEYLSWADVDALIDHLLAQLPGPYEALVMITRGGIVPGGIIAEALDIRDVLTAAVAFPPAGRRPESQLAWPNFLQFPSEEQIRGRSILVVDDIWDSGRTITAVRGRIEAMGGYPELAVLHYKPGRALLSSKGPDYYAAITTSWVVYPWELWRRDDRVRVPPRPSLS; encoded by the coding sequence GTGGAAACAGGACATATTGGACGTGTGGAGTATCTGTCCTGGGCGGACGTGGACGCGCTGATAGATCACTTATTGGCGCAGTTGCCAGGCCCCTATGAGGCGTTGGTGATGATCACCCGCGGCGGTATCGTCCCCGGAGGCATCATCGCCGAAGCGTTGGACATCCGAGATGTCTTAACAGCGGCTGTGGCATTTCCACCCGCAGGTCGGCGTCCGGAGTCACAGTTGGCCTGGCCTAACTTCCTGCAATTCCCCAGCGAGGAACAGATCCGCGGGCGAAGCATCCTTGTCGTAGATGACATTTGGGACAGTGGGCGCACCATCACGGCAGTTCGCGGGCGCATCGAGGCGATGGGGGGATATCCGGAGCTGGCGGTGCTGCATTACAAGCCCGGCCGCGCGCTGCTCAGTTCCAAGGGGCCAGACTACTACGCGGCGATCACAACCTCGTGGGTGGTTTACCCCTGGGAGCTGTGGCGACGGGACGATCGGGTAAGAGTGCCGCCTCGCCCTTCGCTATCCTAG
- a CDS encoding response regulator, which translates to MAKRKILIVDDDPDLQRLMSLVLEMAGYEVVTASNGTEALVKVRSERPDLVLLDIMMPEVDGFETCRRLRKLPEGAHIPVIMLSAADQVTDKVKGLRVGANDYVTKPADSRELLARIEAHLRPAYARPAYLTAVLGAKSGVGTTMLAINLAVALRETGKDVILLDWHLPHGDIATALNLTARPGAVRQHTLEDLAAHMDELDAQMIEQVALHHSSGIRVLVGGHALEATSLSPTMLESVLDVISRMADYIVIDAGWASDTRWLQPLEIVDELLLVVTPELPALRRAAMFLEWERPRALFGERQHLVINRAGIGGGISVRDVEGLLRMKARARLPEDAELVISSYNQGVALVQSAPRTALAQGVIRLAQEIVAITNKQVAQS; encoded by the coding sequence TTGGCAAAGCGTAAGATCTTGATCGTAGACGATGACCCCGACCTTCAACGCCTGATGTCTCTGGTGTTGGAGATGGCAGGCTATGAGGTCGTCACGGCTAGCAACGGGACAGAAGCGCTGGTAAAGGTGCGCAGCGAACGGCCCGATCTCGTCCTCCTTGACATCATGATGCCGGAGGTGGACGGGTTTGAGACCTGCCGCCGGCTGCGCAAGCTTCCCGAAGGAGCCCACATTCCAGTCATCATGCTTTCGGCCGCCGATCAGGTCACCGATAAAGTCAAAGGCCTACGGGTAGGGGCGAATGACTATGTCACGAAACCGGCGGATTCCCGCGAGTTGCTGGCCCGGATCGAGGCGCACCTGCGTCCAGCTTATGCCCGGCCAGCCTATCTCACGGCGGTGCTGGGAGCCAAGAGCGGCGTGGGCACTACGATGTTGGCGATCAACCTAGCCGTGGCTCTCCGAGAGACCGGCAAGGATGTGATCCTGCTTGACTGGCACCTCCCGCATGGCGACATCGCCACGGCGCTTAACCTGACTGCTCGACCGGGAGCTGTGAGGCAGCATACGCTTGAAGACCTGGCGGCACATATGGACGAGCTGGATGCCCAGATGATCGAGCAGGTGGCACTTCACCACTCATCGGGGATTCGGGTGCTCGTCGGCGGACACGCCTTGGAGGCGACGTCCCTTTCGCCCACCATGTTGGAGTCAGTATTGGACGTGATCAGCAGAATGGCTGATTACATCGTCATTGACGCCGGCTGGGCCTCAGATACTCGATGGCTACAGCCTTTGGAGATCGTGGATGAGCTGCTGTTGGTGGTGACTCCGGAGCTGCCAGCGTTGCGGCGAGCTGCGATGTTTCTGGAATGGGAGCGGCCCCGCGCGCTGTTTGGCGAACGTCAGCATTTGGTGATCAATCGCGCCGGCATCGGTGGTGGGATCTCAGTCCGTGATGTGGAGGGTTTGCTAAGGATGAAGGCACGTGCTCGGCTGCCAGAGGATGCGGAGCTGGTGATCTCGTCGTACAATCAGGGGGTAGCGTTGGTGCAGAGCGCGCCCCGTACAGCCCTGGCTCAGGGAGTCATTCGTCTAGCTCAGGAGATTGTAGCCATCACCAACAAGCAGGTGGCGCAGTCGTGA
- a CDS encoding aminotransferase class IV, giving the protein MPLPVYVCRNGDLIPAEEARVSVFNPALYTAFGVYESIQCENGVIFHLDDHLKRLAHSAELLDLPLPASLEAIASWMPPLLQANHSPHCLIRLYVLGPNGYEPALAFAWPEMPRSFSRALYEVGATAIIFHGARALPQAKSLNTLVNFLARRQAQRAGAHEGLLAHGGHVYEGSSSNLFAVRDGCLLTPPEETILSGVTREIVLRLAAEQGIPVRSQLLAESDISAWDEAFLTSTSRHVMPLVRIDGRPVGSGRVGPITRRLMDAFEAYYRAYLASHAPAMYM; this is encoded by the coding sequence ATGCCGTTGCCTGTATACGTGTGCCGTAACGGTGATCTGATCCCCGCCGAGGAAGCTCGGGTTTCCGTTTTCAACCCGGCGTTGTACACCGCCTTCGGCGTGTATGAGTCCATTCAGTGTGAGAATGGCGTGATTTTTCACCTCGATGATCATCTGAAACGGCTGGCCCATTCGGCGGAGCTGTTGGACCTGCCGTTGCCGGCCTCGCTGGAGGCTATCGCCTCCTGGATGCCCCCGCTGTTGCAGGCCAACCACAGCCCGCATTGCCTGATCCGACTGTATGTCCTTGGCCCCAATGGGTATGAGCCGGCGCTGGCCTTCGCCTGGCCAGAGATGCCACGCTCCTTCTCGCGGGCGTTGTACGAGGTGGGGGCCACAGCTATCATCTTCCACGGCGCACGCGCGCTGCCGCAGGCCAAGTCGCTTAACACGTTGGTCAATTTTCTGGCCCGCCGCCAGGCGCAGCGCGCCGGCGCTCACGAGGGGTTGCTGGCCCACGGCGGGCACGTGTATGAGGGTTCCAGCAGCAACCTGTTCGCTGTGCGGGATGGATGCCTTCTCACGCCACCGGAGGAGACCATCCTTTCAGGCGTGACCCGTGAGATCGTCCTGCGCCTGGCAGCGGAGCAGGGCATTCCTGTGCGTTCACAGCTTTTAGCGGAGTCGGACATCTCTGCTTGGGATGAGGCATTTCTCACTTCTACTAGCCGCCATGTGATGCCGTTGGTGCGGATAGATGGGAGGCCTGTGGGGTCTGGCCGCGTGGGCCCGATCACGCGTCGCCTGATGGACGCGTTCGAGGCATATTATCGAGCCTATCTGGCGAGTCATGCGCCGGCCATGTACATGTGA
- a CDS encoding SH3 domain-containing protein, whose product MRQQTLVIPALIAVLLILACGSFAPRPTRTPRAITPMGLTQATATPEATQDTPTSLPELPTLAPTPSPTSTFTPTPPPGMALMSGQPARVVAAGGLNVRQQPGMDQPRIGKLAPGALVQVLEGPVQGTGYRWWRVQDRRGLEGWVAEGNGEEQWLSPQIGEPRPVSRPVVRGDEVVVTTQKGNVLTVRFEAGLDSVVARRLRAGARLKVVDGPVDVDGYRWWQVEDQEGRRGWAAEGDQETRWLTPIE is encoded by the coding sequence ATGCGGCAACAGACGTTGGTGATACCGGCATTGATCGCAGTGCTGCTGATCCTGGCCTGCGGCAGCTTCGCGCCGCGCCCCACCCGCACACCCCGGGCGATTACGCCTATGGGTCTAACCCAGGCGACGGCCACGCCTGAGGCAACGCAAGACACGCCGACTTCATTGCCTGAGCTCCCGACCTTGGCGCCAACGCCCAGCCCCACGTCCACCTTCACGCCTACTCCACCGCCTGGCATGGCGCTCATGTCGGGCCAGCCGGCGCGCGTGGTTGCGGCCGGCGGACTCAATGTGCGCCAACAGCCTGGGATGGATCAACCGCGGATCGGCAAACTGGCTCCAGGGGCATTGGTCCAGGTGCTGGAGGGCCCAGTGCAAGGGACAGGATACCGCTGGTGGCGGGTGCAGGATCGGCGCGGTCTGGAGGGCTGGGTGGCCGAAGGAAATGGCGAGGAGCAGTGGCTCAGCCCCCAAATCGGCGAGCCGCGGCCAGTGAGCCGTCCGGTAGTGCGCGGCGACGAGGTGGTAGTGACCACGCAGAAAGGGAACGTGCTGACCGTGCGATTCGAGGCCGGATTGGACTCCGTGGTGGCACGTCGGCTGCGAGCGGGGGCACGCCTCAAGGTGGTAGATGGTCCGGTAGACGTGGACGGCTATCGCTGGTGGCAGGTGGAGGACCAGGAGGGACGCCGGGGGTGGGCAGCGGAGGGAGATCAGGAAACGCGGTGGTTGACGCCGATCGAGTAG